The segment CAGCACCTGCAGGGCCTGGGCCAGATCGTCACGACCGCGCCAGTCCAGCTCACGCCAAGGCAGCTGGGCCTGGCGCAGGACCATCTGCAACGGCCGCGCCTGCTCACCCTGCCAGGCAAAGCCGGTGCGCAGGATGGCGTGGGCGTCCAAGGCCTGCTGCCAGGCCTTGCGCAGGCGGGCCGGGTCGAGCCCGTCCACATCCACGCGCATCTGGTTGACGTAGTCGCCGCCGGCTTGCCCGTAGAGGCTGTGGAACAACATGCCCTGCTGCATCGGCGACAACGGGTAGAGGTCTTCGAGCTGGCGCGCCGGCACCGGCAGTTGCGCCAGAGCCGCAGCATCGAGCCCGGCCAGAGGGAAGTCCGAGGCAGTGGCCTGACCAGGGGCCTGCAGACAGTGGCTGACCAGCGCGCGCAGCTCGCTGGCAAAATCATCCACCAGCGCCTGGATACGCTGGGCGGCGAACATCTGGGTGCTGAAGCCGAACTGCAAGGCCAGTTCGCCGCCATACACATGGCCTTCGACGGTCAGCCAGTTGGCCAGCGGTGCATCGGCGCCCTGGCCCTGGCCGGCGCCGTGGCTTGCGGGCAGCAACAGCGCCTGCTCGTCGAACTGGTGGTCGAACTGGCCCAGGTAGTTGAAGGTCACCCGCGGGCGCGGCAGTGCTGCCAGTTCGGCGGCGGCGACCGCATCGCCAAGGTAGCGCAGCAGGCCATGGCCGATGCCCTTGTCCGGTACCGCACGCAGCTGCTCCTTGATTGCCATCAGCGCCGCGCCAGGCTCGGCCTCGGGCACCAGCAGCACCGGGTGCAGGCTGGTGAACCAGCCCACGCTGCGCGACAGGTCGAGCTCGGCGAACAGCGTCTCGCGGCCGTGCCCTTCCAGTTCGATCAGCGCACCAGGGGCGCCGGTCCAGCGGCACAATACTCGGGCCAGGGCGGTGAGCAGCAGGTCATTGACCTGGGTGCGGTAGGCCGCCGGCGCCACCTGCAGCAGCTCGCGGGTCAACTCGGCATCGAAGCGGCATTCGAGTTTTTGCGCGTGGCGGTTGAGCAGCGCGCCGGCCGGGTTGTCGCATGGCAACTCGGCCACGGCGGCGCGGCCCAGGTGCTCGCGCCACCATGGCAACTGCGCCTGCAAGCCCGGCACTGCCTCGTGCAGGCTGCGCGCCCAGTCCTGATAGCTGCTGGTGCGTGCCGGCAACTGCGGCGCCTGGCCTGCCAGGGCCTGGCGGTAAAGCCCTTCGAGGTCTTCGAGCAGGATGCGCCAGGACACCCCATCGACCACCAGGTGGTGCAGGGCCAGCAGCAACTGCTGGCGGCCTTCGGGCAGCTCGATCAACAGCACCCGCAACAGCGGGCCGTGGGCCAGGTCGAGGCTGCGCTGGGCCTGCTCGCACAGGGCCAGCGCGGCGTCTGCATCAGTAGCGGTGCACTGGCCGAACACCTCGCCCGCCTCTTCTGCGTAATGCTGGTGCCAGTTGCCGTCGCGCTGCTCGAAGCGCAGGCGCAGGCTGTCGTGATGCGCCACCAGTTGCTCCACAGCCCTTGCCAGTGCGGGGCCTTGCAGGGGGGCTCGGGCATCGAGCAGCAGCGCCTGGTTCCAGTGCTGGCGGTCGGCGATGGCTTGTTCGAAGAACCAGTGCTGGATGGGAGCCAGTGGCACCTCGCCACTGGCTGGCCCGCGCACCGCCAGCTGGGTGGCCTGGCCGGCAACCATGGCCAGGCCGCGGATGGTCTGGAACTGGAAGATGTCCTTGGGGGTCAGCGCCAGGCCCGCCTCGCGGGCGCGACTGACCACTTGCATGGAGACAATCGAGTCGCCACCCAGCTCGAAGAAGTTGTCCTGCGCGCCGACCTGCTCCAGGCCCAGCAGGGCCTGCCAGATCTGCGCCAATGCCAGCTCGCGTTCGCCGCTGGGCGGCACGTGCTCGCGCTGGGTGTGCAGTGCGTCGGGCGCCGGCAGCGCCTTGCGGTCGAGCTTGCCGTTGGGGGTCAGCGGCAGCGCGGCCAGCAGCGGCATGGCCGCTGGCACCATGTAGTCGGGCAAGTGCTCGCCCAGGGCGGCACGCAACTGTTCGCGCAGTGTGTCCTGGCCGGCCGGGTCAGCCAGCAGCGCGGCGTCGGCTGGCACCACGTAGGCCACCAGCTGGCGCCCGCTCGGCCCTTCCGGGGCCAGCACCGCCACCTCGCTGACCTGCGCCTGGGCCTGCAGGCGCGCCTCGATTTCGCCCAGTTCGATACGGAAACCGCGCACCTTGACCTGGTGGTCGATACGGCCGATGTATTCCAGTTCGCCCTGCTCGCGGTAGCGCAGCAGGTCGCCGGTGCGGTATAGCCGGCCGCCGTCGGCGGCGAACGGGTCGGGCACGAAGCGCTCGGCGGTCAGCCCCGGGCGACCAAGGTAGCCGCGGGTAATGCCGGCACCGGCCAGGTACAGCTCGGCCGAGCAGCCCTGCGCCACCGGCTGCAGGGCGTTGTCGAGCAGGTAGGCGGCGGTGTGCGGCAGTGGCCTGCCGATGCTGGCCCGCCCGCCAGCCTGGCGCCGGGTCCAGGTGGAATAGGTGGTGTCCTCCGAAGGGCCGTACAGATCAAAGACATGGGCCAGCCCCGGCAGCGCATAGAGGGCATCCACCACCCGCTGCTTGAGCGGCTCGCCGGCCAGGTTGACGATGCGCACACTGGCGGGCAGCAGGCCGTCGCGCAGCAGCGCGGTAATCGCCGAGGGCACCGTGTTGACCAGGCGCACCTGGTCGCGGGCCGGCAGTTGCGGCAGCTCCAGGGCATTGCGCGCCAGCACGATGGAGCCACCGGCGGCCAGGGTCACGAACAGCTCCCACACCGACAGGTCGAAGCAGATCGAGGTGGAGGCCAGCACACCCTGGATGTCGTCAGCGGTGTACACCCCGCGCGACCAGTGCAGTAGCGCCAGCACGTTGCGGTGGGTGATGGCCACACCTTTGGGGCGGCCGGTGGAGCCGGAGGTGTAGATCACGTAGGCGAGGTTCTGCGCCACGGCGTGATTGGCCGGGGCCGATGCCGGCCAGGCGGCCAGGCTGTGTTCGTCGCCGTCCACCAACAGCACTTCGGTGCAGTCGGCCAAGGCCAGGCGCCCAGCCACCTCCGGTTCGCTGATCACTAGGTGCGCGGCGCTGTCCTGGAGCATGTAGGCCACGCGCTCTGCGGGGTAGTCCGGGTCCAGCGGCACGTAGGCGCCCCCGGCCTTGAACACCGCCAGCAGTGACACCAGCAGTTGCGGGGTGCGCGGCAGGGCCACGCCGACCCGGGTCTCGGGGCCTACACCGGCTGCCACCAGGCGCTGGGCCAGGCGGTTGGCCCAGCGCTCGAGCTGGCCGTAGCTGTACTGCTCCAGGCCAAAGGTGAGCGCCAGGGCGTCGGGGTGGGCGGCGGCCTGGCGGGCGATGCACTGGTCGATCCGCGAGACCTGGTCAAAGCCCTCACCCGGCGGGTTCCAGTCGTGCAGCAGTTGCTGTTGTTCGGCACTGCCGAGCATCGGCAGGCGCGCCACCGGCTGCTCGGCATCGGCGACCATGGCCCGCAGCAGGTTCAGCCAGTGGCCGGCCATGCGCTGGATGGTCGGCGCGTCGAACAGCTCATCGGCGTAGGTCAGCGCGGCATGCAGCTGGCCGCCCTTCTCCCAGGTGTCCAGGCTCAGGTCGAACTGGGTGGTGCGGCCCTGCCACTGGATCAGGTCGAAGCGGATGCCCGAGGCGGTCTGCAGGGCGGTGAGGTCGGTGACCAACGGCTGGTGGTTGTACATCACCTGGAACAACGGGTTGTGCGCCAGGCTGCGCTCGAGCTTGAGGGCCTCCACCAGGCGCTCGAACGGCAGCTCCTGGTGGGCCTGGGCGCCGAGGGCAGTGTCGCGCACCTGGGCGATCAACCCGGCCACGCTGAGGTGTTCGTCGATGCGGCAGTTGAGCACCTGGGTGTTGACGAAGAAGCCGATCAGGCCTTCGACCTCGGCACGGTTGCGGTTGGCGATGGGCACACCCACGCGCAGCTCGCCCTGGCCACTGTAGCGGTACAGCAAGGCGTCGAAGGCGGCCAGCAGGACCATGAACAGGCTGGCCTGATGCTGCTGGGCCAAGGCCCGCAGTTGCTGCGCAAGCTCAGCATCGACGGCAAAGCCGTGGCGGGTGCCACGATGGCTCGGAGTGGCCGGGCGCGGGTGATCGGTGGGCAGCTCCAGCACCGGGTGTTCGTCGCCCAGCACCTGCTGCCAGTAGGCCAGTTGGCGTTCCTGCTCGCCGGCCTCGAGCCAGGCGCGCTGCCACAGGGCATAGTCGGCGTACTGGATCGGCAGCGCCGCCAGCGGCATGGGCTGGCCCTGGCTGAAGGCGTCGTAGCAGCGGATGAACTCGTCGATCAGCACGTTCATCGACCAGCCATCAGAGACGATGTGGTGCAGGGTAAGCAGCAGTACGTGGCGTTCGGCCCCTAATTCAAGCAGGCGGACCCGCCACAGCGGGCCGTGTTCCAGGTCGAACGGCAACTGCGCCTGCTGCTCGGCACAGACCTGCACCTGCTGCTCTGCAGCGGCCGTATCGAGGCCGCAGAGGTCTTCGAAGTCGATGCTCACGCCCTGCGCCGCCGGCACCAGGCGCAGGCCCTGCTCGCCCTCCTGGCGCAGTACGCTGCGCAAGGTTTCGTGGCGCTCGGCCAATGCCTGCAAGGCCTGCTCCAGGGCCTGGCGGTCCAGCGGCCCGTCCAGCCCGACGGCGCCAGGCAGGTTGTAGGCTGCGCCCTGGGGCTCGAGCTGCCAGAGGAACCACATGCGCTGCTGGGCATACGAGGGCAGGCCGCGCTCGGCGGCCTGCACCCCGGCGGGGATGGCGAACTGGGCAAAGTCGACCTTCTCCCGGGCTAGCGCCTGCAAGAAGATCCTGCGTTTTTGCGCCGGCAATTCGAGGAATCGGCGGGCAAGGTTGCGGGCATCTTGAGCATTCATTGGCGTTCATCCGTAAAGAGGGGCAACGAGCCGGGTAGCTCGGTCGTGCAAGGGAAACGGATGACCAAAAGGGAAAATTAACCGTGGCCGGCAGGCGCCGCCGGTCGCCCTGAAACATTTGCTTTCATTTAGCCTGGCAGGTTTCTCATTCTCATCCGTCCTATTAAGTGCAGCCTTCACGGTTGAGCCGCGTCTCGACCGCACTTTTTATGCAGAAGACCGACCGATGGCCCGACAACCGAAAAAGAAA is part of the Pseudomonas fakonensis genome and harbors:
- a CDS encoding non-ribosomal peptide synthetase — protein: MNAQDARNLARRFLELPAQKRRIFLQALAREKVDFAQFAIPAGVQAAERGLPSYAQQRMWFLWQLEPQGAAYNLPGAVGLDGPLDRQALEQALQALAERHETLRSVLRQEGEQGLRLVPAAQGVSIDFEDLCGLDTAAAEQQVQVCAEQQAQLPFDLEHGPLWRVRLLELGAERHVLLLTLHHIVSDGWSMNVLIDEFIRCYDAFSQGQPMPLAALPIQYADYALWQRAWLEAGEQERQLAYWQQVLGDEHPVLELPTDHPRPATPSHRGTRHGFAVDAELAQQLRALAQQHQASLFMVLLAAFDALLYRYSGQGELRVGVPIANRNRAEVEGLIGFFVNTQVLNCRIDEHLSVAGLIAQVRDTALGAQAHQELPFERLVEALKLERSLAHNPLFQVMYNHQPLVTDLTALQTASGIRFDLIQWQGRTTQFDLSLDTWEKGGQLHAALTYADELFDAPTIQRMAGHWLNLLRAMVADAEQPVARLPMLGSAEQQQLLHDWNPPGEGFDQVSRIDQCIARQAAAHPDALALTFGLEQYSYGQLERWANRLAQRLVAAGVGPETRVGVALPRTPQLLVSLLAVFKAGGAYVPLDPDYPAERVAYMLQDSAAHLVISEPEVAGRLALADCTEVLLVDGDEHSLAAWPASAPANHAVAQNLAYVIYTSGSTGRPKGVAITHRNVLALLHWSRGVYTADDIQGVLASTSICFDLSVWELFVTLAAGGSIVLARNALELPQLPARDQVRLVNTVPSAITALLRDGLLPASVRIVNLAGEPLKQRVVDALYALPGLAHVFDLYGPSEDTTYSTWTRRQAGGRASIGRPLPHTAAYLLDNALQPVAQGCSAELYLAGAGITRGYLGRPGLTAERFVPDPFAADGGRLYRTGDLLRYREQGELEYIGRIDHQVKVRGFRIELGEIEARLQAQAQVSEVAVLAPEGPSGRQLVAYVVPADAALLADPAGQDTLREQLRAALGEHLPDYMVPAAMPLLAALPLTPNGKLDRKALPAPDALHTQREHVPPSGERELALAQIWQALLGLEQVGAQDNFFELGGDSIVSMQVVSRAREAGLALTPKDIFQFQTIRGLAMVAGQATQLAVRGPASGEVPLAPIQHWFFEQAIADRQHWNQALLLDARAPLQGPALARAVEQLVAHHDSLRLRFEQRDGNWHQHYAEEAGEVFGQCTATDADAALALCEQAQRSLDLAHGPLLRVLLIELPEGRQQLLLALHHLVVDGVSWRILLEDLEGLYRQALAGQAPQLPARTSSYQDWARSLHEAVPGLQAQLPWWREHLGRAAVAELPCDNPAGALLNRHAQKLECRFDAELTRELLQVAPAAYRTQVNDLLLTALARVLCRWTGAPGALIELEGHGRETLFAELDLSRSVGWFTSLHPVLLVPEAEPGAALMAIKEQLRAVPDKGIGHGLLRYLGDAVAAAELAALPRPRVTFNYLGQFDHQFDEQALLLPASHGAGQGQGADAPLANWLTVEGHVYGGELALQFGFSTQMFAAQRIQALVDDFASELRALVSHCLQAPGQATASDFPLAGLDAAALAQLPVPARQLEDLYPLSPMQQGMLFHSLYGQAGGDYVNQMRVDVDGLDPARLRKAWQQALDAHAILRTGFAWQGEQARPLQMVLRQAQLPWRELDWRGRDDLAQALQVLAEQDRQAGFDLAQAPLLRLTLVRTGEDRHHLVQTSHHLLLDGWSNSQLLGEVLQRYAGQQVAPPVGLYRDYIQWLGQQDMAVSEAFWREQLAPLETPTRLAHALPAAGSDGGASHGDVYQTFDDALGARLGAFARQQKVTVNTLVQAAWLLLLQRCTGQDCVTFGATVAGRPAQLPGIEAQIGLFINTLPVIARPALQQPLGDWLQQVQALNLALREHEHTPLYEIQRWSGQGNDALFDTLLVFENYPLSAALGQAQQAGVRFGEVANLERTNYPLTLAVTLGEHLQVHYSYQCAALDAATVQALAAQLECLLEQFLAGPQQVLAALEIVTPAARQALLEMPEALPAAVEPLWLHQMIEAQARRTPEAIALVTEQRTLSYASLDSQASDLARRLVAEGVGPEVLVGISLPRGERLIIGLLAILKAGGAYVPLDPEYPAQRLGHMLEDSGVTLVLGDARSAALLAGSAARLLRVDTLQLAEHGVQAPAPTLAGGNLLCLLFTSGSTGRPKGVALEQGALLRHLLTMQRSYRISSSDRFLHFASLNFDWGTEQWLLPLISGARCILRGEGLWSAEQALQVIEREQASLVYFPTQYACQMAAWAATHGGAASVRSFNVAGEAFPREGFEQIQRQLRPQHIVNGYGPTETVITPFLWEASADTRFSSAYAPIGRPVAGRSAYLLAEGLALQPDGVVGELYIGGEALARGYHGRPSQTAERFVPDPFASTPGARLYRSGDLVRRLADGQMEYIGRVDHQVKIRGFRVETGEIEARLLAEPSVAAAAVVAVPGPVGQQLVAYVVPRQPLAGRDAQAALCEALRAALAGQLADYMQPAHWQVLEQLPLTPNGKLDRKALPAPDTSLLQQAFEAPRTALQAELAALWCELLGLERVGLRDNFFDLGGHSLLATQVISRLRHTHGLDLALRSLFEAADLQAFAAAVEACAPGTSQQAAPSLQAQDASVRQPLSYAQQRLWFLWQLEPHSSMYNIPRALQLDGELDIDALRSAFEALLQRHSVLRTTYLQDAGDSWQQVHPQVPLALTRHDLSQVPAGAREAAIAEALAEQAQAPFDLVNGPVLRVAVLRLAEQQHLLLVTLHHIVADHWSFGILLREFVALYDAAVCRTAPALPAPGLAYLDFAVWQRQWLAAGQLERQLDYWQRTLGDDHRLTRLPGSPQAGVPAGTCQVHAFDFPQPLAEALRGAAKARGLTLYMLLLAGFSLVVAQRCGSTRVRLGTDVANRNHAGVEEMVGFFVNQLVLQLTLDDSLSAEQWLARCRDVVAGASDHQDLPFDRLVEALRLPRQAGRSPLFAIKFIYQEGSLPMQAPQGLQVTTLEAGQGATELDLIAEFVNAEQLTVAFKCDASLYTAADMQGVFSQLQGVFEQLLEAPQAPLVQLLAHAAQLQASAEQAQAQARQAQLKAQHPIRRRARGVELQ